A genomic segment from Malaclemys terrapin pileata isolate rMalTer1 chromosome 1, rMalTer1.hap1, whole genome shotgun sequence encodes:
- the LOC128830033 gene encoding putative golgin subfamily A member 6-like protein 3, with translation MEGTSAAANSSSLPPPSRRLSQIRRRKKRTREDMFSEIMESSRSDRAHLNEWKETVSKFRKEVSEHEERRDQREERRDARDERWRQEDQRMKDATLGLLRRLVEVQERLLDNRLPLQPLFHPPPSPCSVSSSPRRVRTRGGRLRTPSHSTPVDSPSKRLSFF, from the exons atggaagggacctcag cagctgcaaattcctcaagcctccctcctccatcccgaaggttatcacagataaggcgtcgtaagaagagaacgcgggaggacatgttttctgaaattatggaatccagccgcagtgacagagctcatctgaatgagtggaaggaaacagtttcaaagtttaggaaagaagtcagtgaacatgaggagaggagggaccaacgtgaggagaggagggacgctcgagatgagaggtggcggcaggaagaccagaggatgaaggatgcaacgctggggctgctccggcgtctggtggaggttcaggaacggctgctggataacagactgccgcttcagcccctgttccaccctcccccctccccatgttccgtatcctcctcacccagacgtgtaagaacgcggggggggaggctccgtacaccttcccattccaccccagtagacagcccaagcaaaaggctgtcatttttttaa